Within the Deltaproteobacteria bacterium genome, the region TTGCCATCGACGATGGGAACCGTGCAGGCCGCAACTTTGGGATCATCGTAAAAGATGAACGTACAACTCGCACAGACCAGGCGTTCGGGCTCATGGGTCTTCAGTCGTTGGCGCCCCAGTGAACCGCCACATTTGGGACAATACTGAAAATGCGGACGGGGGTGATGTTCCTCAGCCTGTAGCGCCTGCGTGGGTGAATGATGGCCATGTTTGTGGTGATGATCGTGGGCCATGTGCGAGTCTCCCTTGGTTCTCATCTCATTCTGGATGCTAGACAATTGTTCCTGAGCAGTCTACACGAAACCGCTATGGAACCACGAAGTCAGTTTGTTGCGGTTGATGGTGTGAAACTGCATGTTGCAGATTGGGGAGGACTCGGCCCAAGTCTATTGCTTTTACATGCGAATGGATTTCTGGGGCGTCTCTATCGTGCAATGGTTGAACTGTTGCGAGAACACTATCATGTTGTGACCCTTGATCTGCGTGGTCAAGGAGATAGCGAGACCGAAGCGCTGGGTGCGGACCACTGGCAAAAGATGGCGCATGATGTGGAACGTGTCGTTGCGCACCTTCGACTGCATGACTTTTATGGTGTTGGGCATTCGGGTGGAGGAGCGCTCATTTCTTTGTATGCGGCAACCCATCCAGGTAAAGTGCGAGGCCTTGCTTTGCTAGAACCGGTGAGTTTCCCACGAGAACCCCAATTTCAGGCGCCGCCGAATAATCCACTGGTCGAGCGTACACTGCGCCGGCGGGTGGTTTGGGAGAGTCGTCAACAACTTTTTGCTGCCTACCAAGGAAAAGACGCCTTTGCTAGGTGGCGTGAAGATGTTCTGTGGGATTATGTGAATCATGGGACGCGAGACCTGCCTGATGGCCAGGTGACATTGAAGTGTCCAGCTGAGGTCGAAGCCCACGTTTTTGCGACGACGAGATCGCTCGATATTTTCTCGC harbors:
- a CDS encoding alpha/beta hydrolase, which codes for MMAMFVVMIVGHVRVSLGSHLILDARQLFLSSLHETAMEPRSQFVAVDGVKLHVADWGGLGPSLLLLHANGFLGRLYRAMVELLREHYHVVTLDLRGQGDSETEALGADHWQKMAHDVERVVAHLRLHDFYGVGHSGGGALISLYAATHPGKVRGLALLEPVSFPREPQFQAPPNNPLVERTLRRRVVWESRQQLFAAYQGKDAFARWREDVLWDYVNHGTRDLPDGQVTLKCPAEVEAHVFATTRSLDIFSQLKNIACPTLVLCGEYTDPLLAVVAERVAQQIPCGTLVTVPATSHFLAMEKPAEIAQTITEFFRA